The nucleotide sequence CAATTGCGCGGCTAATTTAGAAATACTTACGGATTTATTCTTTTGAAGCTCTTCTAACACACTTTTCCGCCTGTTTTTCGTTTGCATGACGGGCACCATCCAGTTTGAATATTCTGATAAATGTTGTTTCACCTGATAACTTGACTACTTTATTATATACAAATATCAAAAAGCAGGAAATACCTATCTTTTGCCTACTGAATTTACGCTTATGGAATTGATCTCGATTTTTCTCTTTTATAAAATGAAAGTGTAAAAGAAATTTCTTTTAACATCATTATGAATGGTGCGCATCATTCATCTGGGGAGTAAGGAAAATGAATATGCTGTTAGTTTCTAATGGGACATTAGCTGAATCACTCATAGAATCTATGCATAACTTCTTTTCGAAACCGGACATCCGCTCGATATGTTTCCAATATGGCAATACCGGTGCTGCCAGGACTGAGCTGAAGCAGTATTTTTCAGAACGCTTGACCACCAAAGACAAGTCGTTCATTATTCTCTGTGACATGTTTGGCAATACGGCTTTCAACGAAACGATTCTACTATTGCACGAACTGGGCATACAGAAACAGGCCTTAATTATTTGCGGTATGAATCTGCCTATGGTTTTTAAATTGTACGGCTTAAAAGACTATTCCAATATCGAGCTATGCCGTTCCATTTATGAACAATCGGAGGATCGGGGAATCATCCTTTGCAATCCTGCCGAATTTTTAGAACAGGTACATGGAGAAATGGATTGTGGTTAGTCATTCAGGAATAAGAATTGACTTACACAGAAAATAAAAAACCGGAGCGTCTTCTGCTCCGATTTTTTTATGCAATTTTATTCTTAAACGCTAGTCTTTTAGGTACTTTTGCCTAAAAAGCATGATGGATTCTCCACCAATGCCCCAATTATCCACATCCACTTCGTCAATGACAACAACTGTAGTCATTGGATGCTTGCCCAATACATCCTGTAAAAGCTGCGTTGTTCCTTTTATCAGCTGTTCCTTTTGTTCTTTCGTCGCCCCTTCCCGGGTTATCCTGATATTTACATAAGGCATTTATATCCCCTCTTTCTGTTAGAGTACACTTACTACGAATCTTCCTATAAATGCCAAATTAATTCGGAGTTGATCTTATCCAGCTTAGCACAATTCGTCAGACTCATCACCCGGCGCAATTCCTCGTTAGTACCGGCGATAAGCTTTCGGACCCCCTCGGAACCATTTGCCGCTAATCCGGCCATCACCGATCTCCCGATCAGAACGCCATTCGCCCCTAAAGCAAGGGCCTTAAAGACGTCTACGCCCCTTTCAATGCCGCCGTCTACGAAAATTGGAATCTTTCCGTCAACTACTTTGGCAATGAGCGGAAGTATCTTAAGTGGCGGAACAGCGTAATCAATGATATTTCCTCCGTGGTGGGAAACTACAATGGCTGACGCTCCAGCCTCCAGTGCTTTATAGGCATCTTGCTCACTCAGTATTCCCTTGAGTATAAACGGAAGCTTGGTCGCTTTCACAAAACTTTGAATGTCCGCCAATGTTTTGGGACTCATAAGATCGGGACGAATCAGGCTGTCTTTTGATTTACCGCCAAACCCAAAGATCGTATCCATTCCGACGGCAAAGGCTCCGTATTTTTCAGCCTCGGCAAGTTTGGCAAAGATTAAGTCTTTATCCCGATACGGTTTGACTATCTTGACTGTCCTGGCACCTGTCTCAATGATCGCCTTAAGTTCTTCCCCTTCCCCGATACCGACCCACATCACCGCGCCGGCCGCTTTCGCTCCTTTTGCTACTTCCACCATGGGATTGGGACAGATCGCCCCCAGTCCTGAAAGAGCCGCCGTCATGACAGGGGTATCAAAGACATCACCAAACAAGCTCATTTGAGTAGCAGCTTCCACTGAGTCAATCGCCCGTATCTCTATTGTCAGTGAATCTATGTATTGATGGGTTATCCGGGAAGAACTGCCGGTTTCGGCCCCATTTTCTTTTAAATTGCCAAGGCCCAATTCCTTCAATTTACCTGCACCTTCAGCCAGTAATTTGCCAATCACAGAAATTCTCCTCACAGTACATATTGAATATCTTACTTGATCCTGCGTCCTTCTATAATTTGAGAATCAACTTACCTATCTTCAGGTTGTTTTTTTGAATGTTAGTAAAAACAAAGGATACAGAAGCATATGGATACGTCCTATTGCCTAAACTGTCAATATTTTCTTTTCCCCTGACATGGTTTGACATACTGCCTGAACCTCGTTCAAGCAAAATAGTTCAAACTTACCATCGCCTACAGCGTACATCTTACCAAGAGCAGGCATTACCTCAAGAGCCTTCCGCTGTGTTCCTTCCGTAGTGCATAGCACCGCTTTGCCACAGATGCGCAGAGTGTCGTAGTTGGCACCAACGCAACAGATTTCCACTTTAGAGTTATCAACAAGCTGCTTGTACATGTCTTTTTGATTGGAAGTACAAAAAGTCAGTTTCCCGTCATATTCCATGACAAAACCCATGGGCCGGACATGAGGCTGGTCTTTACTTGTTGTTGACAAATAAAACACCTTGTTTTCCTTTAAGAATTCCAGAACCTCTTTCATTGTGAATCACTCCTTTATATTTTCTTTTGTTTCTTGCTTGGTCCTATGGTATTATTTTATTATGAAATCAGTTTAATACAAGTACGCAGATTATAATGACTAAGTATGAAAATCATACCAAAAAAAGGAGACCAGGCATGAGCAAGAAAGTCATCGATGAAACCCATAACGAAGAGAATCTACTTTGCCCGATTCGCTATACTATAGATATTGTAGGCGGTAAGTGGAAGCTGCCGATCATCTGTATGCTCGCGAGCGGACTGCCGATAAGATACAGTACTATCAAACGTAAACTGACGGGGGTTACAAATATGATGCTGGCTCAATCACTAAAAGAATTAGAAGCCTCCGGTATTGTTCACCGTGAACAGTATAATGAAGTTCCCCCCAGAGTCGAGTACACCTTGACCGAGAAGGGAAAAAGCATTCTTCCCCCCTTGGTAAAGCTGGCCGAATGGGGTACAGACCATATGCAAGAGGATAAGACCGGTGCAACCTTCTGTGCCACATGCAAATCGATGAAATAGTTTTTATAGGTAATGTGAAATCCAATTGTAACAAATGATTGGCAGCCCCATTTTCTTAATCAAAATAAAAAAAACGGAGCACTCATGCTGCTCCGTTTTTTTTTTACGTCTTAGGTCTGCAATTCAGATAAAACCACCGTTGACCCGCAATGTTTGACCAGTTACCCATTGCGCTTCATCACTTACTAAAAACTCAATAACATTGGCAATATCCTCCGGCTCACCCAATCGGCCAAAAGCATTCATTTGTTTCAGGGTTTCAATTTGCTGCGTGGTTTTTCCCACAGTAAAGAGTTCTGTATTAACCGGACCGGGCGCAACTGCGTTAATGGTAATTTTTTTAGGCCCAAATTCCTTGGCCAACTGCCGTGTGATTTGTTCAACGGCTCCTTTCGTCGCCGCATAAACACTATAGGTAGGGAACATGACTCCAGCCACCGAAGTTGAGAAATTTACGATTCTCCCCTTGTCTTCCATGAATTTCATGGCTTGCTGGCATGCAAAATAGGTACCTTTTACATTGATTGCAAAAAGCCTGTCAAACTCTTCTTCTGTCACCTCTGACAGTAATTTATATAAAATGACTCCTGCATTATTAATCAGTATATCCACTTTGCCAAATTGAGTAATGGTTTCGGAAAACAACCGTTCAACATCTTTGACATGACTCACATCCGCTTGTATAGCAACAGCAGTCCCGCCTGCTTGGTTAATTTCTTCAACCACCTTGGCCGCTTTTTCGGGACTGTTAGCATAATTCACGGTCACCTTGGCTCCCAGACCGGCTAATTGCTTAGCAATTTCACTGCCTATTCCTCTGGACGCACCTGTTACGATGGCTACTTTGCCGGCTAAACTTTTCATTTCGATCATCCCTTTCCAAATGTATACTATAGGGCATTAATTAACTTTTTGATGATTTGATTATATGATAAACATCATTCAAACAGGTAGCCTAGTCATAGCAAATCATTGCCTAATCCTGCAATGCAACTTATAATTTATTTATCAACCCAAGGAGATGGTTACCATTTGCAATTTTAAAAATGATATCTTAGCCAGTCAACAAAAACAATTAGCCGCATTGGTTGAGCGCTTTACCGATCGGGATGGATTTCAGACAACAGCCATCCCCTCATTGGATTTTATACGGGCTTCCAATCCATCAGAGCCTTTGCACACGCTGTATACGCCCTCTTTATGTGTCATAGTGCAAGGGGCAAAAATGGTGATCCTCGGGAAAGAAAGTTATAAATATGACGCGAACTCCTATTTAGTGGCTTCGGTCCATTTGCCTATTATCGGTCACATCATGGAAGCCACGCCTGAATCTCCCTATTTGGGCATAAGACTTGGCTTTGGTTCCGACCAAATTCTTGATATTATCAAAGCTTCCCAGCAAGAGCTCCGCTCAAAGCCCGGATTGGGCAGAGGCTTGACCGTTACCAGGGCCAATACGACATTACTTGATGCGTTGTTAAGACTTGCCCGGCTTTTAGAAACCCCCAATGAGATTCCCATCCTTGCCCCTTTAATTATTAAAGAAATTCTCTACCGGGTTTTGCAGGACGAGCCTGGCTATATCATCAAGCCCTTCGCCGTAATCGGCAGCCATGCACAATCCATCGCCAAAGTCATTACTCTCATTAACAACGATTTTGCAAAGCCGCTGCGAATTGACGTCTTAGCAAAGGAAATCAATCTGAGTCCGTCCTCCTTGCACCATCACTTCAAAAAAGTAACTGCCATGAGCCCCCTGCAATATCAAAAGCAAATCCGCTTGCAGGAAGCAAGGCGGCTTTTACTTGCCGAAACCTTGTCTGCCGCAGATGCAGGCTATAGAGTAGGATATGAAAGTCCGTCTCAATTTAGTCGTGAATATGCCCGCATGTTCGGCTTACCTCCTCTGCTCGATATAAAACGTCTTAAGGATTCCATATATATTCACTTTTAAATTGCCAGCGTCACGGCAAATGTACCGGACTCCGCCAGTTACAGAATAATCTTTTGCACCGGCATGCGCAGGCTTACCGGACGGGGATATTGATCAACATACCCGACACGCAGCAATACTTGTACCGCGCCGTTAATGCCTAATGTCGTCGGCAGTTCTTTCGCGGTAGCTGCCTCCTCTAACGCCTGGGTCATGGGATGAAGTGCCACGTTCCTTTCCCTCGTGGTAAGCCAGATTCGTTGCAGCTCCCGTCCGGTCTGAATCAACTCAGGAATGGTGGTATCTTTACTTGTAAGGACCAACCATCCACTGCCGGTTGCCACTTGTTCTTTTATTTTTCTGACGGTTGCTTCGCGGAACTCCTTTTCCAGTACCGATTGGCGCGTATAAAAATTTTTCACATACCAGCGTGACACCCCTTCAATTTCCATCGTCTCCGGAGTCAGCCCATTTCTATAGCGCCGGCTGTCTTGGCTGGACCAGCGAATCCATTCTGCCAATTCCTGTTGAGCGGGATCACGGTAGGCCTGCAGTTCATTCGCCAGGGCAGTCCCCTCCGCCAGCGCCTTACCTTCCTTTGTGTTTCTTGGATAATAAATTGCCTTACCTTGATACGCTCCGGTCATTAACTTAATATCCTCACTACTTAGCTCTTTTGTTAAAAAATGACTTCGCATCGTCCTGCGTGATTCAATCTGTGAAAGACGAGACTCACCAAAATAGCCGGCCTTATGCAAGGTTACAGCAGCAATCTCCGGGTCCTTTGTGGTTTTGGCGATCATTTCAATTTCTGTTTCATAGCCTTTGCAGCTTGCCGCCGTTACCAGGTTTTCCAGAAAGGCCCCGATGGAGATCATCATTTCCCGGTTTTCCGGATCAACAACAGGCAGCCAGCAGGAAGCAGCGGTACCGATTATCCAGTGATAGCTGCTAATTACCCTTACTGTCCAGGGTTGTGTATTATGCCCGCTGGGCGCCAATGCAGCGTAATATAACAAATCAGCCAGCTCCGGTTCCAGTCCCTCTGGATAATTAACAGGTTTCTCCCGTTCAATTGGCTGCAACTGTTCCAGTGAATTATATAGGGAAAGCCCTCCTGCTATGGCAAGGGCACTCCCGCTGTAGGCAATAAACTGCCTTCTGTTCATAAGTCTGCCTCCTAACCGGGGAATGCCTATGCAGTGTCCTCGTCCCCGCTTTGATTGCTTTTTTACTGCTTTGTTCATCCTGATCGTTAGCCGGACCGCAGCATAAGTTTTATACACTTTTATATAATTAGTTTCAATAAACTAACTATTTATTTTATATAAACCCGCTTAGCCGCGGGTCATCTGATTTATCACTTTATTTAAAAGAAAAGTAAAGGTGCTTTGTTCTCTCTCATCCAGCATGGCTAAAATAGAAGCGGCAAACTGACGATAGCCCTTGTCTTCCAGTTCAATCACTGCCTTACCCTTTTCCGTCAGACTGACATACACAACACGTAAATCGTCCTTGGATATGACTTTTTCAATATAGCCACACTGTAAAAGCTTATTAACCGTTACGGTAACTGTAGATTTTTGTACACCAAACAGCTCGGCCAGCTCCGTAATTGTGACATTAGCCCGTTCGCTGATTACATGCAGATAATGCAATTGGGTTATTGACAAATTGAACAGCTCTTTCGAGTCCGGCGTATCTTCCTTATAGCGGCGCATGCTCTCCCGCATTGATTCCGATATGATGTTGATTGCTTTAACAATGACTTCCTCTTGCTGCATAGGGATACCTCTTGATTAGTTAGTTTTATACAACTAATATAATTCTGTCCTTACTTATTGTCAAGCTTGCATTCTTCACACATAAAAAAATCAAAACAACTTTTTTACTACAATTTCGTACTACACCGGCGAACCGGCTTCTCATTCCCATTAGCTCGGCATATTTTCAAAAGTAACATATCCACCACCCAAAACAGCAATATTGTTGAACTAAATTTTCCATCGGCAGGAAGACTAAACGGTGTAGCGGGAATATATAAATGATACTCATCATGTGGAGTCATAAATTGTTCATAACAGAAAGAGCTGATTATTGTGGACCTAGCCATCGTATTTATCCTCTTCTTTACTTCCCTGCTCTTTAGCGTTTACCAGGGAATCGCTATACTTTATCCGCTTCTCCTGGGACTCATCTGCTTCCTGCTACTCTCCCGCCGCCGGGGATATCCCATTTCCCATTTGCTGGCCATGATGCTGGACGGCTCGAAGAAGTCCTTACTTGTAATCAAAATCTTTGTACTGATTGGTGCCCTGACTGCTGTCTGGAGAGCTTGCGGAACCATTTCATTCATCGTCTATTATGGAATAGCTTTTATCAGCGCAAAGTACTTTCTATTATCTGCTTTTCTGTTGTGCTGCCTGGTTTCATTCCTGTTGGGAACCTCCTTCGGTACAGTGGGAACGATCGGTATTGTGCTTATGGTTTTAGCTAAAAGCGGCCAGGTGGATGTCAACATGACGGCAGGAGCTATCATTGCCGGCGCTTATTTTGGTGATCGTTGTTCTCCCATGTCCTCAAGCGCCAATCTGATAGCCCTATTAACCAATACCGACCTGTACATAAACGTAAAAAACATGCTAAAAACCTCGTGGCTGCCCTTTGCGCTATCCGTCATTGGCTATCTGTATTTAGCTAGTTTTAACCCCCTCACTGTTTACGATAATACAATGGCCCAGGAGATATTCACATCTTTTAATTTGAACATGATTGTACTGTTTCCCGCCATCATTATCCTTCTCCTGGCCCTTTGGCGGGTTGATGTGAAACGGTCCATGGCCATCAGCATTATAGCCGGTATCTTAATTGGCTACTTTGTTCAGGGTATTTCTTTTTTCCCTATGCTGAAATATATAATCTGGGGTTACAGTATGGAGAAAAACGGCTTCTTTGCTGATATCATACAAGGCGGCGGCCTAGTTTCCATGCTGAAAGTTTCTCTCATTGTGCTGATTTCTTCCGCTTACTCAGGCATTTTTAAGGGGACTGGCCTCTTGAATGACCTGGAAGAGCTTTTTGAGAAACTTAGCAAAAAATTACAGGTATACCCGTCGCTTATTCTGTCCAGCCTGGCAGCGGCCGCTTTCAGTTGCAATCAAACCTTGGCAGTTATGCTTACCCATCAGTTTTCCAGTAAAAGCTATGAAGTCAGGCGCTTGAGCAGATATCGACTGGCGGTTGACCTGGAGAATACAGTTATTTTAATCTCTGTTTTAATTCCGTGGAATATTGCCGGAGCCTTTCCTGCGGCAGCATTATCGGCGGATGCCGGCTTCATACTCTATGCGTTCTACCTGTATCTCGTTCCCCTGACTAATTTATTTGTATCCAAGCCTTCGGCCGCTAAAGCAACTGACAGTCTCACCCGAAATGCCGGAAATAGCGAAGAGACCTAAACCATACTGCAATTGGTTCAGGTCTCCCTTTGCGTTAACCCGGATTAGCGATGATCGGACGAGTGAGGCTGTCCGTTCTCAACCGTTTCAACCTTGTCTGAAGAATTGCCAACAGAGTCCGCAAATTTCTTGATCGTTCGCCGCATCTGTTCCTGGTAATACCCTGTCAAGGCCAGCATCTCGGTATTCATAAGGAAATCCACTTGTTTCTCCTTTTGTCCGTTTGTCGCCTTTCCCACACCACCGGTAGAACCATCACTTGCCGTTGTTCCAACCTGGCCGGTCTCCTGATTGGATTCCTTGGTGCCATCCGCTGCTTGCTTGTCTTTCTTATCTGTTTTTTCTTCCGAACTCTCACCAATTAAAATTTTCATATTTTTCCCGATTACTAAATAAGTGTATACCCGGCCGCCCTCTTTAACGGTAAGATACTTCCAGCCGCCGGAAGAACTGCTGTCTGTCGCCGACGACTGGCTTTGGTTCCCATAATTAGCCTGATTTTGGGTTAATGCCGAAATACCCTGTATGTCCATATCGCTCTCACACTTCTCCCTGATTTTTACATTCTAATTTATTTATCGTAGTTTCTAAAGAATTCTTAAATATTCTTTCATCTGTACCAATTTTCAGGTAACCCGGATTAGATTAAAATTAATTTTTATCTCTTTTATATTTTTAGAATAATATTCTTTATTTATAGTAATATAAAGAATATTATTCTCATTTTATATCAATACATAGAATTTCATTCTTTACTTTCTTTTAACATCAGAATTATAATTAATCCAAGGCGGTGATATTCTTGGATACGATAGACAAAAAAATTCTTTCCTTACTACAGTCCAATGCCAGAATGTCGAATGCGGACATTGCCCGAGAAATTAAACTGGCGCCTTCGGCAACGCTGTCCCGCATACGCAAGCTGGAAGAAGAAGGTGTCATCCTCGGCTATGAGGCGCGGCTCAATCCTCATGTACTGGGAGCCGACATGCTTGCTTTTGTTTTGGTCAAAGTAACCGGCGACAAAGATATCGAAGCTGACCTGGCAGCTATCCCCGGCGCGCAGGAAATACATAATATTGCCGGCGACGATTGCTATTTGCTTAAAATCCGGACGAAAAATACCGAGGCCCTGAGTAAATTATTAAAAGAAAAGGTACGGGGCGAGTCCATATCCACCAAGACAATTATTGTACTTGCTACCTTAAAGGAAACCGGTCAGCTTGTCTTATAAATGATAGTTAGGAGATTACAACCATGAATGTTTTTAGATCACTTTCCTATCCCATTCTATTGGCTTTACTGGCAGTTTACTT is from Propionispora vibrioides and encodes:
- a CDS encoding PTS sugar transporter subunit IIA, whose amino-acid sequence is MNMLLVSNGTLAESLIESMHNFFSKPDIRSICFQYGNTGAARTELKQYFSERLTTKDKSFIILCDMFGNTAFNETILLLHELGIQKQALIICGMNLPMVFKLYGLKDYSNIELCRSIYEQSEDRGIILCNPAEFLEQVHGEMDCG
- a CDS encoding 2-hydroxymuconate tautomerase family protein, which translates into the protein MPYVNIRITREGATKEQKEQLIKGTTQLLQDVLGKHPMTTVVVIDEVDVDNWGIGGESIMLFRQKYLKD
- a CDS encoding alpha-hydroxy acid oxidase, yielding MIGKLLAEGAGKLKELGLGNLKENGAETGSSSRITHQYIDSLTIEIRAIDSVEAATQMSLFGDVFDTPVMTAALSGLGAICPNPMVEVAKGAKAAGAVMWVGIGEGEELKAIIETGARTVKIVKPYRDKDLIFAKLAEAEKYGAFAVGMDTIFGFGGKSKDSLIRPDLMSPKTLADIQSFVKATKLPFILKGILSEQDAYKALEAGASAIVVSHHGGNIIDYAVPPLKILPLIAKVVDGKIPIFVDGGIERGVDVFKALALGANGVLIGRSVMAGLAANGSEGVRKLIAGTNEELRRVMSLTNCAKLDKINSELIWHL
- a CDS encoding pyridoxamine 5'-phosphate oxidase family protein, with amino-acid sequence MKEVLEFLKENKVFYLSTTSKDQPHVRPMGFVMEYDGKLTFCTSNQKDMYKQLVDNSKVEICCVGANYDTLRICGKAVLCTTEGTQRKALEVMPALGKMYAVGDGKFELFCLNEVQAVCQTMSGEKKILTV
- a CDS encoding winged helix-turn-helix transcriptional regulator, giving the protein MSKKVIDETHNEENLLCPIRYTIDIVGGKWKLPIICMLASGLPIRYSTIKRKLTGVTNMMLAQSLKELEASGIVHREQYNEVPPRVEYTLTEKGKSILPPLVKLAEWGTDHMQEDKTGATFCATCKSMK
- a CDS encoding SDR family oxidoreductase: MKSLAGKVAIVTGASRGIGSEIAKQLAGLGAKVTVNYANSPEKAAKVVEEINQAGGTAVAIQADVSHVKDVERLFSETITQFGKVDILINNAGVILYKLLSEVTEEEFDRLFAINVKGTYFACQQAMKFMEDKGRIVNFSTSVAGVMFPTYSVYAATKGAVEQITRQLAKEFGPKKITINAVAPGPVNTELFTVGKTTQQIETLKQMNAFGRLGEPEDIANVIEFLVSDEAQWVTGQTLRVNGGFI
- a CDS encoding AraC family transcriptional regulator; translation: MVTICNFKNDILASQQKQLAALVERFTDRDGFQTTAIPSLDFIRASNPSEPLHTLYTPSLCVIVQGAKMVILGKESYKYDANSYLVASVHLPIIGHIMEATPESPYLGIRLGFGSDQILDIIKASQQELRSKPGLGRGLTVTRANTTLLDALLRLARLLETPNEIPILAPLIIKEILYRVLQDEPGYIIKPFAVIGSHAQSIAKVITLINNDFAKPLRIDVLAKEINLSPSSLHHHFKKVTAMSPLQYQKQIRLQEARRLLLAETLSAADAGYRVGYESPSQFSREYARMFGLPPLLDIKRLKDSIYIHF
- a CDS encoding Acg family FMN-binding oxidoreductase: MNRRQFIAYSGSALAIAGGLSLYNSLEQLQPIEREKPVNYPEGLEPELADLLYYAALAPSGHNTQPWTVRVISSYHWIIGTAASCWLPVVDPENREMMISIGAFLENLVTAASCKGYETEIEMIAKTTKDPEIAAVTLHKAGYFGESRLSQIESRRTMRSHFLTKELSSEDIKLMTGAYQGKAIYYPRNTKEGKALAEGTALANELQAYRDPAQQELAEWIRWSSQDSRRYRNGLTPETMEIEGVSRWYVKNFYTRQSVLEKEFREATVRKIKEQVATGSGWLVLTSKDTTIPELIQTGRELQRIWLTTRERNVALHPMTQALEEAATAKELPTTLGINGAVQVLLRVGYVDQYPRPVSLRMPVQKIIL
- a CDS encoding MarR family winged helix-turn-helix transcriptional regulator; amino-acid sequence: MQQEEVIVKAINIISESMRESMRRYKEDTPDSKELFNLSITQLHYLHVISERANVTITELAELFGVQKSTVTVTVNKLLQCGYIEKVISKDDLRVVYVSLTEKGKAVIELEDKGYRQFAASILAMLDEREQSTFTFLLNKVINQMTRG
- a CDS encoding Na+/H+ antiporter NhaC family protein — encoded protein: MDLAIVFILFFTSLLFSVYQGIAILYPLLLGLICFLLLSRRRGYPISHLLAMMLDGSKKSLLVIKIFVLIGALTAVWRACGTISFIVYYGIAFISAKYFLLSAFLLCCLVSFLLGTSFGTVGTIGIVLMVLAKSGQVDVNMTAGAIIAGAYFGDRCSPMSSSANLIALLTNTDLYINVKNMLKTSWLPFALSVIGYLYLASFNPLTVYDNTMAQEIFTSFNLNMIVLFPAIIILLLALWRVDVKRSMAISIIAGILIGYFVQGISFFPMLKYIIWGYSMEKNGFFADIIQGGGLVSMLKVSLIVLISSAYSGIFKGTGLLNDLEELFEKLSKKLQVYPSLILSSLAAAAFSCNQTLAVMLTHQFSSKSYEVRRLSRYRLAVDLENTVILISVLIPWNIAGAFPAAALSADAGFILYAFYLYLVPLTNLFVSKPSAAKATDSLTRNAGNSEET
- a CDS encoding Lrp/AsnC family transcriptional regulator is translated as MDTIDKKILSLLQSNARMSNADIAREIKLAPSATLSRIRKLEEEGVILGYEARLNPHVLGADMLAFVLVKVTGDKDIEADLAAIPGAQEIHNIAGDDCYLLKIRTKNTEALSKLLKEKVRGESISTKTIIVLATLKETGQLVL